The genomic segment TGGGCGTTCTCTGAACGTGGGTGAGGTCAAAAACCTTGTCTTGGCTTTTCTCTTATGGTAAACTTATGCCAAAAGAACGGAGGGTTCTGGTATGGGTAAGAGGGTTTTCAGTGGCGCTCGTCCCACGGGGAAACAGCATCTGGGTAATTACCTGGGAGCAATAAGAAATTATGTGGCTCTTCAGGAACAAGGTTACGAAACCATCTATTGTGTTGTAGATCTCCATGCTATGACCACTTCCTTTGAAAACCTACGAGAGCTCACAGCTGAGATGGTCCTGGATTGGCTGGCGGCAGGGGTTGACCCTCAGAAGTCTATCCTTTTCGTTCAGTCTTCAGTCCCAGAGGTAATAGAGTTGGCTTGGTACTTCTCCACAATAACCCCTTTGGGATGGCTCCTTCGTCTTCCCACTTTCAAAGAGAAAGTACGGGCTCAGCCCGATAACGTAAACTACGGCCTTGTAGGTTATCCCGTCCTTATGGCTGCGGATATAACGTTATACAAAGCTGAAATAGTACCTGTGGGGGTGGACCAGGCCCCCCATCTAGAGTTCACCAGGGAAGTAGTGCGCCGTTTCAACCATCTTTTTGGGCCAGTGCTGGTGGAACCTCAAGCCCTCTACACTGATTTCCCAAAGGTCCTGGGCATTGATGGAGTGAATAAAATGAGCAAATCCCTCAATAACCACATAGAAATTTCCGCCTCCCCCCAAGAAATCCACCAGAGAGTTATGATGATGGTTACTGATCCCCAACGTACTCACCGTCATATCCCCGGCCGTCCTGAAGTCTGCAATGTCTTCTCTTTCCATAAATTCTTCTCCCCCAACGACGTAGAAAGAATAGATAAAGAATGTCGGACTGCTGGGATCGGCTGTGTGGACTGCAAGAAACTCCTCGCTGGCAACATAAGCGATTATTTTGCACCCTTCCGGGAAAGGCGCGAGGAAATGTCTTCTGATCCCTCTTACATCTGGGACGTTCTAGAGGATGGTCGGCGTAGAGCTAAAATTATAGCCGAAAGAACTATGGCTGAAGTTAGAGAAGCCATTTACAGCAAGAAACCATCCGGAGGCTAAAAACATGGTCTCCAATCCAGCGGTGAAAATGGTTAACATCGTCAAAAAATTTCCGGGAG from the Anaerolineae bacterium genome contains:
- the trpS gene encoding tryptophan--tRNA ligase, producing MGKRVFSGARPTGKQHLGNYLGAIRNYVALQEQGYETIYCVVDLHAMTTSFENLRELTAEMVLDWLAAGVDPQKSILFVQSSVPEVIELAWYFSTITPLGWLLRLPTFKEKVRAQPDNVNYGLVGYPVLMAADITLYKAEIVPVGVDQAPHLEFTREVVRRFNHLFGPVLVEPQALYTDFPKVLGIDGVNKMSKSLNNHIEISASPQEIHQRVMMMVTDPQRTHRHIPGRPEVCNVFSFHKFFSPNDVERIDKECRTAGIGCVDCKKLLAGNISDYFAPFRERREEMSSDPSYIWDVLEDGRRRAKIIAERTMAEVREAIYSKKPSGG